The sequence ACGAGCACGGCGAGGTGTACGTGACCGAAGACGGCGCCGAGACCGATCTCGACCTGGGCCACTACGAGCGCTTTTTGGGCCGCCCCACCTCGCAGGCCAATAACGTAACCACCGGCCGCGTGTACTCGGAGGTCATCGCCAAGGAGCGCGCCGGCGCCTACCTCGGCAAAACCGTGCAGGTGGTGCCGCACATCATCGACGAGATCAAGCACTGGATGCTGAAGCTCGGCCAAACCGGCACGTACGACGTCGTCATCACCGAGATTGGCGGCACCGTGGGCGACATCGAGAGCCAGCCGTACCTGGAGGCCATCCGGCAGCTGCGCAACGAGCTGGGCCGCGCCAACTCGATGCTCGCGCACCTTACCCTAGTGCCGTACCTGCGCGCCGCGGGCGAGCTCAAGACGAAGCCCACCCAGCACTCCGTTAAAACGCTGCTGGCCAACGGCTTGCAGCCCGACGTGCTGGTGTGCCGCTCGGAGCGCGCCCTGAGCGCCGAGATCCGCGAAAAGATCGCCCTGTTCTGCAACGTAGAAACCGAGGCGGTGCTGCAGATGCTGGACGCCGAGACAATCTACGAGGTGCCGCTGCTGCTGCAAGACGAGCAGGCCGGCACGCTGGCCGTCAACCACCTGTTTTCGGATAGCGAGCGGGCGCAGATCGCCGACACGCCCGACCTCGACGCCTGGGTGAACTTCCTGAAGCAGCTCAAGAATCCGGAAGCTACCGTGCCCATTGCGCTTGTGGGAAAGTACGTGGAGCACCAGGACGCGTACAAGTCGATTACGGAAAGCTTGATGCTGGCCGGCGTGCCCGACCAACTCCAGATCGACATCTCGTTTGTGCTGTCGGACGACCTAACGCCCGACAATGTGGCCGACCGGCTGGGCGATGTGGCGGGGGTGCTGGTGGCCCCCGGGTTTGGCGATCGCGGCATTGCGGGCAAAATTGCGGCGGTGCAGTACGCCCGCACCCACGAGCTTCCGTTCTTTGGCATTTGCCTGGGGCTGCAATGCGCCATCGTGGAGTTCGCGCGCCACGTGTGCGGATGGGACGACGCGCACTCGACCGAGTTTGACCCCGAGACGCCGCATCCCGTCATCAACCTGATGGAGACCCAGAAGAACATCTCGGACAAGGGCGGCACGATGCGGCTCGGTCAGTACACCTGTGCGCTGAGGGAGGGGTCGCGGGCGCGCCGCGTGTACGGCACCAATGTGGTACAGGAGCGCCACCGGCACCGCTACGAGGTGAACAACGTGCTGCGCTACCGCCTGCGCGAGGAGGGGCTGCGCTTTACGGGCGTCAATCCCGAGACCGACCTGGTGGAGATCGTAGAGCTGCCCGACCATCCGTGGTTTTTGGGCGTGCAGTTTCATCCGGAGTACCGCAGCACGGTGGGCCACCCGCATCCCCTGTTTTGCTCGTTTGTGTCGGCCTGCTCGGCCGTGGCCCGCGAGCGCAACCTGATGGGGCGTCCGCAGCCGCCGGAGCAGCAGGTGATTCCGCTGGCGTCGGCCGATATGTGAGCTGCGCCTGCGTTGGGCATGCAGATGGGCGAACCGGTCCGAACAGCCCTCTGAACCATCGACGCCTTGTTTGTGGCATCAACCACTGTTGTCATTGCGAGGAGCGGAGCGACGTGGCAATCTCCGCAGTGGAGCGTTACGCTCCGTACATGGAGATCGCCACGTCACTCCCTTCGGTCGTTCCTCGCGATGACATATTGCTTTTTGCTGCTCTGTTGCGTTGCGCGTGCAGATGGGCACACCACCCCGAACAACCATTTGAACCATCAACGCGCGGCTTTTCGCGCACCCCGCAATGTCATTGCGAGGAGTGAGCGGATGCGAACGACGCGGGGGCCCTTGGGTCATGCTGAAAGCGCAATCTCCCCATCCGGGCAATCTCCCCATCCGGGCAATCTCCCCATCCGGGCAATCTCCTCAGCCGGGCAATCTCCCCATCCGGGCAATCTCCTCAGCCGGGCAATCTCCTCAGCCGGGCAACCTCCGCAGCCGGGCAACCTCCGCAGCCGGGCAACCCTCCGCGCTAGCCCACCGCAAAAAAAGCGGGCCGCGGCACTTGACATTCTCCAGCCGCTTATATACCCTGCTTTTGCGTGATGTTGAAATCAGTGCTATGCCATTGAATTCAACGCGCGTTGCAGACCTAAAATGTCCGCTCAAGGCGGGGGGTCTGCGACACACGCGCAAGGTGTTCTTTTACATAGGGTTACGCAAAACGCCTTCATGGCGGCTTCACCAAAAGCCATGAAGCAAGCGCATGCTAGAACAGGGTCTGCAGAAATGACGCCTCCGAGCTACCACCAACGGCTTGCAGCGGCCGCAACAGCTGCCTTTCGCACCGGTATTCATCTCTCCTTCAGGTACCGTCGGAAGTCTTGCCTCCATTCCAAGAGGATTGAAACCCTATATTAATCGCCTGGTTGATGGCAGGCGATTTAAAATGGAAGGTCGGAAGTCTTGCCTCCATTCCAAGAGGATTGAAACGAATGTATGATGAATCTCTGTTCAACAAATTGATTCACAGTCGGAAGTCTTGCCTCCATTCCAAGAGGATTGAAACCTGCGGCGGTCGGTGTCGAGTATGTCGTATATCGTCTGCATGTCGGAAGTCTTGCCTCCATTCCAAGAGGATTGAAACGGGGCTTTTTCAATCAAATCATATACTGTGATATACACCATAGTCGGAAGTCTTGCCTCCATTCCAAGAGGATTGATGGCTTCTGGTGATGACGCCTGACGCACATTTTGCGCAGCACCCTACGTGTACACACGAACGCCTGTCCGCTGCTGCGGGCGGGCGTTTGGTGGTTGGGGGCGTCGCGTGCGTATCTGCTGTGCGGGGTACCCTTTGCAGCGAGCCGTTCGCCTTCGCACATGGAGATCTCACCACAGGCATGACCTCCGGCCCCATCATAGATATGACCTTCGGCCCCCGCGTCACTCCCTTCGGTCGTTCCTCGCGATGACATATTGCTTTTTGCTGCTTTGGTGCGTTGCGCGTGCAGATGGGCACACCACCCCGAACAACCATTTGAACCATCAACGCGCGGCTTTTCGCGCACCCCGCAATGTCATTGCGAGGAGTGAGCGGATGCGAACGACGCGGGGGCCCTTGGGTCATCCTGAAAGCGCAATCTCCGCAAATAGGCAGAAGCGCACCGAGCAAACCCAAAGAACAGATCACCCTTGAAGCCCAGGCTCCGCAGGGTGTCAATTTCCACCGGACGAAAAGGGAGGGGGCGGCGTGCCGGATCGGGCATTGGAATCAAGTCCGCTGTGCCTTAGCTTAGGGGTCCGTTCGCTTTTGCACCGACCCGCACACGCTATGTCCGACGCCCCGCTTGCCTCCGACCTCCTTGCTGATGAACACATCGTGGTGACCGGCGGCGGCACCGGCCTGGGCCGTGCCATGGCCGAGCAGATGGCCGCCCTAGGCGCGACCATCACCATCAACGGGCGCCGCACCGAGCCGCTGGATGAGACGGTAGCGGCCATTCGCGACGCCGGCGGCACGGCCGCGGGTATCTCCTGCAACGTGCGCGAGGCCGATGCCGTGCGCGACTTCTTTGATGCTGCCGAGGAGCGGCAGGGGCCGGTAACGGGGCTCGTCAATAATGCCGCGGCCAACTTTCTGGCGGCCGCCGAAGACATCTCGCCCAACGGCTTCGACGCGATCATCAAAACGAACCTGTACGGCACCTTCTACTGCACGCAGCAGTGCGGGCAGCGCTGGCTGAAACGAGAGGAACGCGGCACGGTGCTCTCCATTGCCACCACCTACGCCGAAACCGGCAGCGCCTTTGTGTTGCCCAGCGCCATGTCGAAGGCCGGCATCGTGGCCATGACAAAGTCGCTAGCGGCCGAGTGGGGGCACGCGGGCATCCGGCTGAATGCCGTAGCGCCGGGGCCCTTTCCCACCAAGGGGGCGTGGAGCCGCCTCGTGCCGGGCGACGACATGGAGCAAAAGATGAAAAGCCGCGTGCCGCTCAAGCGCTTTGGCAAGCCGGAGGAGCTAGCGCGGCTGGTGGCTTTTCTGATGAGCTCGGCCAATAGCTACATGAACGGCGAGGTGGTGACGTTTGACGGCGGCGAGAAGCTGGTGGCGGGCGGTCAGTTCAACGACTTTACGCGGATGCCACGCGCGCAGGTGAAAGCGATGTTTGAGGCGATGCGCTCGGCCAGCGACTGATGGACGCGCGCAGGCCGGGGGGCGCTACAGGCTACAGCGTGCGGAGCACCGTGCGCAGCGGCAGGGGCGCCGCGCCGGCCCACACCGATTGAAGGGCCAGCCACAGCTCGGCGGTGGCGAGGGCATCGGAGAGGGCATGGTGCGCCGGATACGCCGGCAGGCCGTGCGCCGCCCGGACGGCACCGAGCCGCAGCGCCTCGGCATCCACACCGGGCGAGCGTTGGCGGCGCCGGGCAAGGTCGAGGGTGTCGACGACGCGCACCAGCAGCGGGGCGCCCAGGTGCTGCCGGCATGCGGCGTCTAAAAAGCGGACGTCGAGCGGGGCGTGGTGCACCACCAACACGCGTCCTTCGAGCGCACGCAGCAGGTGCTGCAACGCGTCTTTCAGCGGCCAGCCCCCGGCCAGGTCGGCATCGCGCAGGTGATGCACCGTTGCGCTTTCGTGCACGGAGCGGCGGAGCGCCAGGGGCAGGTGGCGGGCGCCGGAGAGGGCGATGCGTCCGTTGGTGATGGGCACCCACCCGAGGCTCACAATGGCATCGGAGCGGGGGTGCAAGCCGGTCGTTTCGAGGTCGAGCACCAGGTACGGCAGCGCGCGGGCATCGGCCGCGGGCGACGGCACGGGGGCATCCAAAAAGGCCCGCATGGCCGGATGCGTTGTCCGGTGCCGGTACCACCACCGCCGCGCGCGCATCCACATAGGCTACGACAGCAAATCCGTTTGGTAGCGTTGGGCAAGGCCCTGCTGCAGCGTGCGCACCACCGAAAACGCATCCTTGAGGTGGCGGCGGTCGAGCGGAGAAAGCGCCGCCGGATCGACAAAGTTGTCGGGCGCCGTACCGGTGCGCAGCTGCTCGGCCTGATGCTCCAGGCGCACCCGGTTGATGAACGCGTGGGCGTCGCGCAGGTCGGCCGCATCGTCGGTAGCCAGCGCGTGCGTATCGGCCAGCCGGCGCAGGCGGTCGTCGGTTGAGGGGCCGCTGAGGCCGTGCGCCAGCGCGTGGATACGCGCGAGATCCACGATGGGCACCACGCCCTGATGCTTGAGGTCGAGCGTATCCTTGTGCTCGCCGGTGCGCTCCAGCACAAGCTGGCGGAAGAAGCCGAGCGGCGGCCGGTGGTTGAGGGCGTTGGTGGCCAGGCTCGCCAGAAAGATGGTGTTGGCGGCAGTGCGCTCGTGGATAAATGCCTGCAGGGTATCGGCGAGGGCGGTGCGTCCGGCCACGGCCCGCAGGTCGAAGAAGATGCTCGTGTGCATCAGGGCCTGCGGGGTGGGTGCGTCGATCCACTGCCGAAACGTATCCTTCCACGCAGCCAGGGGCTGCCGCCAGCGCTCGTTGGTGGCCATCACGTCGCCGGGGCATAGCGGATAGCCGCAGGCCTGCAGGCCGTCGCGCACAAACGCGGCCAGCGAGCGGAAGTAGGTGTCGTGCGACGGCGCATCGAAC comes from Salisaeta longa DSM 21114 and encodes:
- a CDS encoding CTP synthase, which encodes MQTKYIFVTGGVTSSLGKGIFSASLGRLLEARGLRVTIQKFDPYINVDPGTMNPYEHGEVYVTEDGAETDLDLGHYERFLGRPTSQANNVTTGRVYSEVIAKERAGAYLGKTVQVVPHIIDEIKHWMLKLGQTGTYDVVITEIGGTVGDIESQPYLEAIRQLRNELGRANSMLAHLTLVPYLRAAGELKTKPTQHSVKTLLANGLQPDVLVCRSERALSAEIREKIALFCNVETEAVLQMLDAETIYEVPLLLQDEQAGTLAVNHLFSDSERAQIADTPDLDAWVNFLKQLKNPEATVPIALVGKYVEHQDAYKSITESLMLAGVPDQLQIDISFVLSDDLTPDNVADRLGDVAGVLVAPGFGDRGIAGKIAAVQYARTHELPFFGICLGLQCAIVEFARHVCGWDDAHSTEFDPETPHPVINLMETQKNISDKGGTMRLGQYTCALREGSRARRVYGTNVVQERHRHRYEVNNVLRYRLREEGLRFTGVNPETDLVEIVELPDHPWFLGVQFHPEYRSTVGHPHPLFCSFVSACSAVARERNLMGRPQPPEQQVIPLASADM
- a CDS encoding exonuclease domain-containing protein, coding for MWMRARRWWYRHRTTHPAMRAFLDAPVPSPAADARALPYLVLDLETTGLHPRSDAIVSLGWVPITNGRIALSGARHLPLALRRSVHESATVHHLRDADLAGGWPLKDALQHLLRALEGRVLVVHHAPLDVRFLDAACRQHLGAPLLVRVVDTLDLARRRQRSPGVDAEALRLGAVRAAHGLPAYPAHHALSDALATAELWLALQSVWAGAAPLPLRTVLRTL
- a CDS encoding SDR family oxidoreductase, with translation MSDAPLASDLLADEHIVVTGGGTGLGRAMAEQMAALGATITINGRRTEPLDETVAAIRDAGGTAAGISCNVREADAVRDFFDAAEERQGPVTGLVNNAAANFLAAAEDISPNGFDAIIKTNLYGTFYCTQQCGQRWLKREERGTVLSIATTYAETGSAFVLPSAMSKAGIVAMTKSLAAEWGHAGIRLNAVAPGPFPTKGAWSRLVPGDDMEQKMKSRVPLKRFGKPEELARLVAFLMSSANSYMNGEVVTFDGGEKLVAGGQFNDFTRMPRAQVKAMFEAMRSASD